The following coding sequences lie in one Klebsiella huaxiensis genomic window:
- the bamE gene encoding outer membrane protein assembly factor BamE, whose product MRCKTLTAAAAVLLMLTAGCSTLERVVYRPDINQGNYLAPTDVAKIRVGMTQQQVAYALGTPMMSDPFGTNTWFYVFRQQPGHEKVTQQTLTLTFDSSGVLTNIDNKPALTTE is encoded by the coding sequence ATGCGCTGTAAAACGCTGACTGCTGCCGCAGCGGTTCTTCTTATGTTGACCGCAGGCTGTTCCACTCTGGAACGAGTGGTTTACCGTCCTGACATCAACCAGGGTAACTATCTGGCACCGACCGATGTAGCAAAAATTCGGGTCGGCATGACACAACAACAGGTCGCCTATGCACTGGGTACTCCAATGATGTCGGATCCGTTTGGTACCAACACTTGGTTCTATGTTTTCCGTCAGCAGCCTGGGCATGAAAAAGTCACCCAGCAGACTCTTACCCTGACTTTCGACAGCAGTGGAGTGTTGACTAATATAGATAACAAACCTGCTCTGACTACCGAGTAA
- the recN gene encoding DNA repair protein RecN, giving the protein MLAQLTISNFAIVRELEIDFHNGMTAITGETGAGKSIAIDALGLCLGGRAEADMVRRGASRADLCARFSLKDTPAAQRWLELNQLESGRECLLRRVISVDGRSRGFINGTAVPLSQLRELGQQLIQIHGQHAHQLLTKSEHQKTLLDSYTGEYVLTQRMAEHYSQWHQSCRELAQHQQQSQERAARADLLQYQLKELNEFSPLSGEFEQIDEEYKRLANSGQLLTVCQHALTVLADGEEANLQSQLYTTKQLVNELVSMDSKLSGILDMLEEASIQLIEATDELRHYNDRLDLDPNRLFELEQRISRQITLARKYQITPEELPAFHQALLEEQRLLDDSAGSLESLGQMVVEHHQLALDTAKQLHALRQKSADELAQLITESMHLLSMPHGMFAIDVSFDERHLTAEGADHIEFRVTTNPGQPLQSIAKVASGGELSRIALAIQVITARKMETPALIFDEVDVGISGPTAAVVGKLLRQLGESTQVMCVTHLPQVAGCGHHHFFVCKETDGEMTETHMHPLDKRARLQELARLLGGSEVTRNTLANAKELLAA; this is encoded by the coding sequence ATGTTGGCACAACTCACTATCAGTAATTTTGCTATCGTTCGTGAGCTGGAAATCGATTTTCACAACGGTATGACCGCCATCACCGGTGAAACCGGTGCTGGTAAATCGATTGCTATCGACGCGCTGGGGCTGTGCCTCGGTGGTCGGGCTGAAGCCGATATGGTGCGCAGAGGCGCCAGCCGGGCTGATTTATGCGCACGCTTCTCCCTGAAAGACACACCTGCTGCTCAACGTTGGCTGGAACTGAACCAACTGGAAAGCGGACGTGAGTGTTTACTTCGCCGTGTTATTAGCGTAGACGGTCGCTCCCGCGGCTTTATCAACGGTACCGCAGTCCCTCTCTCCCAGCTTCGCGAGCTGGGTCAGCAGCTTATCCAGATCCACGGCCAGCATGCACACCAGTTACTGACTAAATCCGAACATCAGAAAACACTGCTTGATAGCTATACTGGTGAGTATGTACTTACTCAGCGTATGGCTGAACACTATTCCCAGTGGCATCAAAGCTGCCGCGAATTGGCTCAGCATCAGCAGCAAAGTCAGGAACGCGCAGCCCGCGCAGACCTGTTGCAATATCAATTGAAAGAGTTAAACGAATTCAGTCCGCTGTCGGGTGAATTTGAGCAAATTGATGAAGAGTACAAACGTCTGGCTAATAGTGGCCAACTCTTGACCGTCTGCCAACACGCGCTAACGGTACTGGCAGATGGTGAAGAAGCCAATCTGCAAAGCCAGCTTTATACCACTAAACAGCTGGTAAATGAGTTGGTTAGTATGGATAGCAAACTTTCAGGGATACTGGATATGCTGGAAGAGGCGTCTATCCAGCTCATCGAAGCCACCGATGAGCTACGCCATTATAACGACCGTCTCGATCTCGATCCGAACCGTCTGTTTGAGTTGGAACAGCGTATCTCCCGACAAATTACCCTGGCACGTAAGTATCAGATTACGCCCGAAGAGCTTCCGGCATTCCATCAAGCTTTGCTGGAAGAGCAGCGTCTTCTGGACGATAGCGCAGGTTCTCTGGAATCCCTCGGTCAAATGGTAGTCGAGCACCATCAGTTAGCGCTGGATACGGCAAAGCAGCTGCACGCACTTCGCCAGAAAAGTGCCGATGAGCTGGCTCAACTGATTACGGAGAGTATGCACTTACTTTCCATGCCGCACGGGATGTTCGCCATTGATGTCTCGTTTGATGAACGTCACCTTACCGCCGAAGGTGCAGACCATATAGAATTCCGGGTGACCACAAACCCCGGACAGCCGCTACAGTCGATAGCCAAAGTCGCTTCCGGAGGCGAACTCTCTCGTATCGCGCTGGCGATTCAGGTTATCACCGCACGGAAAATGGAAACGCCGGCATTGATTTTCGATGAGGTGGATGTTGGTATTAGCGGTCCGACAGCAGCGGTAGTTGGCAAACTGCTGCGCCAGTTAGGTGAATCAACCCAGGTGATGTGCGTAACCCATCTACCTCAGGTAGCGGGCTGCGGTCATCATCATTTCTTCGTCTGCAAGGAAACCGATGGAGAGATGACGGAAACGCATATGCACCCTCTGGATAAACGCGCACGTTTGCAAGAATTAGCCCGTCTGCTAGGCGGTAGCGAGGTCACCCGCAACACCCTGGCAAACGCGAAAGAGTTGCTCGCTGCGTAA
- the nadK gene encoding NAD(+) kinase, with amino-acid sequence MKNHFKCIGIVGHPRHPTALTTHEMLWRWLSSKGYEVLVEQQIAHELQLSNVKTGTLAEIGQQADLAVVVGGDGNMLGAARTLARYDINVIGINRGNLGFLTDLDPDNALQQLADVLEGHYIAEKRFLLEAQVCQQDCQKRISTAINEVVLHPGKVAHMIEFEVYIDEVFAFSQRSDGLIISTPTGSTAYSLSAGGPILTPSLDAITLVPMFPHTLSARPLVINGDSTIRLRFSQRCSDLEISCDSQIALPIQDGEDVLIRRCDYHLNLIHPKDYSYFNTLSTKLGWSKKLF; translated from the coding sequence ATGAAGAACCACTTCAAGTGTATAGGCATTGTGGGACACCCTCGTCACCCAACCGCGCTGACCACACATGAAATGCTCTGGCGCTGGCTGTCCAGCAAAGGTTATGAAGTGCTGGTTGAGCAGCAAATTGCTCATGAACTACAGCTTAGCAATGTTAAGACCGGGACACTGGCGGAAATAGGCCAGCAGGCTGATCTCGCCGTTGTCGTTGGCGGCGACGGCAATATGCTCGGCGCGGCGCGCACCCTGGCGCGCTACGACATTAACGTTATTGGGATTAACCGCGGTAATCTCGGTTTTCTGACCGACCTCGACCCGGATAATGCGCTACAGCAACTTGCCGATGTTCTCGAAGGCCACTATATCGCCGAAAAACGCTTCTTATTAGAAGCACAGGTGTGCCAGCAGGATTGCCAGAAACGCATCAGCACAGCAATTAACGAAGTCGTCCTGCATCCTGGTAAAGTCGCGCACATGATTGAGTTCGAAGTCTATATCGATGAGGTTTTTGCCTTCTCTCAACGTTCCGACGGCCTGATTATCTCCACACCGACCGGCTCCACCGCCTATTCACTATCCGCTGGCGGCCCAATCCTCACACCATCGCTGGATGCTATTACCCTGGTGCCCATGTTCCCGCATACGCTTTCCGCCCGCCCGCTAGTGATTAACGGCGACAGCACCATCCGCCTGCGCTTTTCTCAGCGCTGCAGCGACCTTGAAATTAGCTGCGACAGCCAGATAGCACTCCCCATTCAGGATGGTGAAGATGTGCTAATCCGCCGCTGCGATTATCATCTCAATCTCATCCATCCCAAAGACTACAGCTATTTCAATACATTAAGCACCAAGCTTGGCTGGTCGAAAAAATTGTTCTGA
- the grpE gene encoding nucleotide exchange factor GrpE produces MSSKEQKTPEGQAPEEIITEQHDDVEALEPEVSAEQVDPRDETIANLEAQLVEAQKREREVMLRAKADEDNLRRRTELDIEKAHKFALEKFVNELLPVIDSLDRALEVADKANPDMAPMVEGIELTLKSMLDVVRKFGVEVIADTDVPLDPNVHQAIAMVESEDVAAGKVLGVMQKGYTLNGRTIRAAMVTVAKAK; encoded by the coding sequence ATGAGTAGTAAAGAACAGAAAACGCCTGAGGGGCAAGCCCCGGAAGAAATTATCACGGAGCAGCACGACGACGTTGAGGCGCTAGAGCCTGAAGTTTCGGCTGAGCAGGTGGATCCGCGCGATGAAACCATTGCGAATCTGGAAGCACAGCTTGTTGAAGCACAGAAGCGTGAGCGTGAAGTGATGCTGCGTGCAAAAGCTGATGAAGACAACTTGCGCCGTCGTACCGAGCTGGATATTGAAAAAGCGCATAAATTCGCGCTGGAGAAGTTCGTCAATGAATTGCTGCCGGTAATCGATAGCCTGGATCGCGCACTGGAAGTGGCTGATAAAGCGAATCCGGATATGGCTCCGATGGTTGAAGGTATTGAGCTCACGTTGAAGTCAATGCTCGATGTTGTGCGTAAGTTCGGCGTGGAAGTGATTGCTGATACCGACGTGCCGCTGGATCCGAACGTGCATCAGGCCATTGCGATGGTTGAGTCTGAAGATGTCGCGGCTGGCAAGGTGCTGGGTGTGATGCAGAAGGGCTATACCCTGAATGGTCGTACTATTCGCGCAGCGATGGTGACCGTGGCGAAAGCCAAGTAA
- a CDS encoding HlyC/CorC family transporter has protein sequence MEHISTTTLIVTLIIMVIISAYFSGSETGMMTLNRYRLRHMAKQGNRQAKRVEKLLRKPDRLISLVLIGNNLVNILASALGTIVGMRLYGDVGVAIATGVLTFVVLVFAEVLPKTIAALYPEKVAYPSSFLLAPLQILMMPLVWLLNTITRVLMRMMGIKTDIVISGALSKDELRTIVNESRSQISRRNQDMLLSVLDLEKVSVDDIMVPRNEIVGIDINDDWKSIVRQLTHSPHGRIVLYRDTLDDAMSMLRVREAYRLMTEKKEFTKEVMLRAADEIYFVPEGTPLSTQLVKFQRNKKKVGLVVDEYGDIQGLVTVEDILEEIVGDFTTSMSPTLAEEVTPLNDGSVIIDGTANVREINKAFNWHLPEDEARTINGIILEALEEIPAPGTRVRIEQYDIDILDVQENMIKQVKVMPVKPIRESVAE, from the coding sequence GTGGAACATATCTCCACCACCACGCTGATCGTTACTCTGATCATTATGGTGATTATCTCGGCCTATTTCTCCGGTTCAGAAACCGGCATGATGACGCTAAACCGCTATCGTCTGCGCCATATGGCAAAACAAGGCAACCGCCAGGCAAAACGCGTCGAAAAGCTGCTACGCAAACCCGATCGTTTAATCAGTCTCGTGCTTATCGGCAATAACCTCGTCAATATCCTCGCCTCGGCGCTGGGCACCATTGTTGGTATGCGCCTGTATGGTGACGTCGGCGTCGCGATTGCCACAGGTGTCCTGACCTTTGTGGTGCTGGTGTTTGCCGAGGTGCTACCAAAAACAATTGCTGCGCTTTATCCGGAGAAGGTCGCCTATCCAAGCAGTTTCCTGCTAGCCCCTCTGCAAATACTGATGATGCCGCTGGTGTGGCTGCTCAACACCATCACCCGAGTCCTGATGCGCATGATGGGCATCAAAACCGACATCGTTATCAGTGGCGCATTAAGTAAAGATGAATTACGTACCATCGTTAATGAATCGCGATCGCAAATCTCCCGCCGTAACCAGGACATGCTGCTATCCGTGCTGGACCTGGAGAAAGTCAGCGTTGACGACATCATGGTTCCCCGCAACGAAATCGTCGGCATTGATATTAACGACGACTGGAAGTCAATTGTTCGTCAACTGACCCATTCTCCACACGGACGCATTGTGCTGTACCGCGATACCCTGGACGACGCAATGAGTATGCTACGCGTACGCGAAGCCTATCGCCTGATGACGGAGAAAAAAGAATTCACTAAAGAGGTAATGCTGCGCGCCGCCGATGAAATTTACTTCGTACCAGAAGGCACGCCGCTCAGCACCCAACTGGTGAAATTCCAACGTAATAAGAAGAAAGTTGGCCTGGTGGTTGATGAGTATGGCGATATTCAGGGCCTGGTGACGGTTGAAGATATCCTCGAAGAGATCGTAGGTGATTTCACAACATCAATGTCGCCAACGCTTGCAGAAGAAGTCACGCCGCTTAACGATGGCTCAGTGATTATTGACGGCACCGCCAACGTACGTGAAATTAACAAAGCGTTTAACTGGCATCTGCCGGAAGATGAAGCCAGGACGATTAACGGAATTATCCTCGAAGCTCTTGAAGAGATCCCGGCGCCAGGCACTCGCGTACGCATCGAACAGTATGATATCGATATTCTTGATGTTCAGGAGAATATGATTAAACAGGTGAAGGTAATGCCTGTGAAACCCATTCGCGAGAGCGTTGCGGAGTAA
- a CDS encoding cytochrome C assembly family protein encodes MPVFALLALVAYSISLALIVPGLLQKNSSWRRMAILSATIALICHAFALESRIFPGGESGQNLSLLNVGSLVSLMICTVMTIVASRNRGWLLLPIVYTFALINLAFATFMPNEYITHLETTPGMLVHIGLSLFSYATLIIAALYALQLAWIDYQLKNKRLAFSSEMPPLMSIERKMFHITQIGVVLLTLTLCTGLFYMHNLFSAENIDKAVLSIVAWFVYIVLLWGHYHEGWRGRRVVWFNVTGAGLLTLAYFGSRVLQQFMS; translated from the coding sequence ATGCCTGTTTTTGCTCTACTCGCCCTTGTCGCCTATTCCATCAGCCTCGCGCTGATCGTCCCTGGCCTGCTGCAAAAAAATAGCAGCTGGCGGCGGATGGCGATTCTTTCCGCAACTATTGCGTTGATTTGTCACGCCTTTGCGCTGGAGTCACGCATTTTCCCTGGCGGCGAAAGCGGGCAAAACCTTAGTTTATTAAACGTGGGATCGCTGGTTAGTCTGATGATTTGCACGGTAATGACCATCGTTGCGTCACGTAATCGCGGTTGGTTATTGCTGCCTATCGTCTACACCTTCGCGTTGATCAACCTCGCTTTCGCCACCTTTATGCCGAACGAGTACATCACGCATCTGGAGACCACGCCGGGTATGTTGGTGCATATCGGCCTGTCGCTTTTCTCCTATGCTACGCTAATTATCGCAGCCCTTTACGCACTACAGCTGGCGTGGATTGACTATCAATTAAAAAATAAACGACTGGCCTTTAGCAGCGAAATGCCGCCACTCATGAGCATTGAACGTAAAATGTTTCATATCACCCAGATCGGCGTAGTTCTGCTAACTCTGACTCTGTGTACCGGGCTGTTCTACATGCATAACCTGTTCAGCGCGGAAAATATTGATAAAGCCGTGTTGTCAATCGTGGCATGGTTCGTCTATATCGTCCTGCTTTGGGGCCACTATCATGAAGGGTGGCGCGGACGCCGGGTCGTCTGGTTCAACGTGACAGGTGCAGGGCTGCTGACGCTGGCTTACTTCGGTAGCCGTGTATTACAACAGTTCATGAGTTAA
- the ffh gene encoding signal recognition particle protein yields MFDNLTDRLSRTLRNISGRGRLTEDNIKDTLREVRMALLEADVALPVVRDFISRVKESAVGHEVNKSLTPGQEFVKIVRNELVAAMGEENQALDLAAQPPAVVLMAGLQGAGKTTSVAKLGKFLREKHKKKVLVVSADVYRPAAIKQLETLAEQVSVDFFPSDVGQKPVDIVNAALKEAKLKFYDVLLVDTAGRLHVDEAMMDEIKQVHASLNPVETLFVVDAMTGQDAANTAKAFNEALPLTGVVLTKVDGDARGGAALSIRHITGKPIKFLGVGEKTEALEPFHPDRIASRILGMGDVLSLIEDIESKVDRAQAEKLASKLKKGDGFDLTDFLEQLRQMKNMGGMASLMGKLPGMGQIPDNVKSQMDDKVLVRMEAIINSMTLKERAKPEIIKGSRKRRIAAGCGMQVQDVNRLLKQFDDMQRMMKKMKSKGGMMKMMRGMKGMMPPGFPGR; encoded by the coding sequence ATGTTTGATAATTTAACCGATCGTTTGTCGCGTACGCTGCGCAACATTAGCGGCCGCGGACGCCTTACCGAAGACAATATTAAAGATACCCTGCGCGAAGTGCGCATGGCGCTGCTGGAGGCAGACGTCGCTCTGCCTGTGGTCCGTGACTTTATCAGCCGTGTAAAAGAAAGCGCGGTAGGCCATGAAGTTAACAAAAGCCTGACCCCAGGCCAGGAATTCGTCAAAATCGTGCGCAACGAGCTGGTTGCGGCGATGGGCGAAGAGAACCAGGCGTTGGATTTAGCCGCACAGCCCCCAGCCGTTGTGCTGATGGCGGGCCTGCAAGGTGCAGGTAAAACGACCAGCGTGGCTAAGCTGGGTAAATTTCTGCGTGAAAAGCACAAGAAGAAAGTGCTGGTTGTCTCTGCGGACGTTTATCGTCCGGCGGCGATCAAACAGCTGGAAACGCTGGCTGAGCAGGTTAGCGTCGATTTCTTCCCGTCTGATGTTGGTCAGAAACCTGTTGATATTGTTAACGCTGCGCTGAAAGAAGCGAAGCTGAAGTTCTATGACGTGCTACTGGTGGATACCGCTGGCCGTCTGCACGTTGATGAAGCGATGATGGATGAGATCAAACAGGTCCATGCCTCGCTTAACCCGGTAGAGACCCTGTTCGTTGTCGATGCGATGACTGGCCAGGATGCGGCGAATACGGCGAAGGCTTTTAACGAAGCGCTGCCGTTGACCGGGGTCGTGCTGACCAAAGTGGACGGTGACGCCCGCGGTGGTGCAGCGCTGTCGATTCGTCATATCACCGGCAAGCCGATTAAATTCCTCGGCGTCGGTGAGAAAACCGAAGCGCTGGAGCCGTTCCATCCTGACCGTATCGCTTCTCGTATTCTTGGCATGGGCGACGTGCTGTCGCTGATCGAAGATATCGAAAGTAAAGTCGACCGCGCGCAGGCTGAGAAGCTGGCCTCCAAGCTGAAAAAAGGTGACGGTTTTGACCTGACTGACTTCCTTGAACAGCTGCGTCAGATGAAAAACATGGGCGGTATGGCCAGCCTGATGGGCAAACTGCCGGGCATGGGGCAGATCCCGGATAACGTTAAATCACAGATGGATGACAAGGTGCTGGTGCGTATGGAAGCGATCATCAATTCGATGACGTTGAAAGAGCGTGCTAAACCAGAAATCATCAAAGGTTCGCGCAAGCGCCGTATCGCCGCTGGCTGCGGAATGCAGGTGCAGGATGTGAACCGTTTGCTCAAACAGTTTGACGATATGCAGCGCATGATGAAGAAGATGAAGTCGAAAGGCGGCATGATGAAGATGATGCGGGGCATGAAGGGGATGATGCCTCCGGGATTCCCCGGCCGCTAA